From the genome of Erythrobacter litoralis, one region includes:
- a CDS encoding CvpA family protein — protein sequence MTGFDLIVLIVVGVAAIGGFLRGLVQEVLSLAAWVLAAFSIYYLHTPLTQALRQWYDAEPATPILAFALLLLIPYAAMKVIASNAGEASRGSILGPIDRVLGFGFGAVKGALIMVFAFSILVLGFDEIWSFKGRPTWITTARTYPAADAFSQALVQMIDDRRAALRAEEEAAAQAAEEQ from the coding sequence ATGACCGGGTTCGATCTCATTGTGCTTATCGTCGTCGGCGTGGCCGCGATCGGAGGCTTCCTGCGCGGGCTGGTGCAGGAAGTCTTGAGCCTTGCCGCATGGGTTCTAGCCGCATTTTCGATCTATTACCTCCACACTCCGCTGACCCAGGCTCTGCGCCAATGGTACGATGCCGAGCCGGCGACACCGATCCTCGCCTTCGCCCTGCTGCTGCTCATCCCCTATGCGGCGATGAAGGTGATCGCCAGCAATGCGGGCGAAGCCTCGCGCGGGTCTATCCTCGGGCCGATCGACCGCGTTCTGGGTTTTGGCTTCGGTGCGGTGAAGGGGGCGCTGATCATGGTCTTCGCCTTCTCGATCCTAGTCCTCGGCTTCGACGAGATCTGGAGCTTCAAGGGGCGCCCGACCTGGATCACCACCGCGCGCACCTATCCCGCGGCCGATGCCTTTTCACAGGCGCTGGTGCAGATGATCGACGATCGCCGGGCCGCCCTTCGTGCCGAGGAAGAAGCGGCTGCGCAGGCGGCGGAGGAACAGTGA
- the radA gene encoding DNA repair protein RadA yields MAKAKKRYVCQACGSVSSRWQGQCGDCAEWNSIVEDVPATVFSQKHDLSSGGRRLEFVPLDKETPLPVRKTTGLAEFDRALGGGLVPGSAVLMGGDPGIGKSTLLLQTAATIARSGADVVYVSGEEAAGQVRLRAARMGVADAPIRLASETSVRDILTTLGSGDPPALLVIDSIQTMHSDTIEGAPGTVSQVRGCALELIRYAKASGCAVVLVGHVTKDGTIAGPRVLEHMVDVVMSFEGERSHQYRILRALKNRFGAVDEIGVFSMASEGLEEVANPSSLFLSGRDQPLAGSAVFPALEGTRPVLVEIQALIVRLQSGATPRRAVVGWDNGRLAMLLAVLESRCGLNFSSAEVYLNIAGGYRLSDPAADLAVAAALVSALADRPLPEKATFFGEVSLAGEIRPVAHTELRLREAKKLGFARGYGPRDARTGTTQIDYRGLTGLMNLVDQVVTSA; encoded by the coding sequence ATGGCGAAGGCGAAGAAACGATATGTGTGCCAGGCCTGCGGCAGCGTTTCCTCGCGCTGGCAGGGTCAATGCGGCGACTGCGCGGAATGGAACAGCATCGTCGAGGACGTGCCCGCGACGGTCTTTTCGCAGAAGCACGACCTGTCGAGCGGGGGGCGCAGGCTCGAATTCGTGCCCCTCGACAAGGAAACCCCGCTTCCCGTCCGCAAGACCACCGGGCTGGCCGAATTCGACCGTGCTCTGGGCGGAGGGCTGGTGCCCGGTTCCGCCGTGCTGATGGGCGGCGACCCGGGGATCGGCAAATCGACGCTGCTGCTGCAGACCGCGGCGACCATCGCGCGAAGCGGCGCCGACGTGGTCTATGTCAGCGGGGAGGAGGCCGCCGGGCAGGTGCGCCTGCGCGCGGCGCGCATGGGGGTGGCCGATGCGCCGATCAGGCTCGCCTCCGAAACCTCGGTGCGCGACATCCTGACGACGCTGGGTTCGGGCGATCCGCCGGCGCTGCTGGTTATCGATTCTATCCAGACCATGCATTCCGACACGATCGAAGGCGCGCCCGGCACGGTCAGCCAGGTGCGCGGCTGCGCGCTGGAACTCATCCGCTATGCCAAGGCGAGCGGCTGCGCCGTGGTGCTGGTGGGCCATGTCACCAAGGACGGCACAATCGCGGGCCCGCGCGTACTCGAACACATGGTCGACGTGGTCATGAGCTTCGAGGGCGAGCGCAGCCACCAGTACCGCATCCTGCGCGCATTGAAGAACCGTTTCGGCGCGGTCGACGAAATCGGCGTGTTCTCGATGGCATCGGAAGGGTTGGAGGAGGTCGCCAATCCTTCCTCGTTGTTCCTGTCGGGCCGGGATCAACCGCTCGCCGGCAGTGCGGTCTTTCCGGCGCTCGAGGGGACGCGGCCGGTGCTGGTGGAGATCCAGGCGCTCATCGTTCGTCTGCAATCGGGCGCGACCCCGCGCCGGGCGGTCGTGGGATGGGACAATGGCCGGCTGGCCATGCTGCTTGCGGTGCTGGAATCGCGCTGCGGACTGAACTTCTCCTCCGCCGAGGTCTATCTCAACATCGCGGGGGGATACCGCCTGTCCGACCCAGCAGCCGATCTCGCGGTTGCCGCCGCGCTCGTCTCGGCGCTCGCCGACCGGCCGCTGCCCGAAAAGGCGACCTTTTTCGGCGAGGTCTCGCTTGCGGGCGAGATCCGCCCGGTCGCGCACACCGAACTGCGCCTGCGAGAAGCGAAGAAGCTAGGCTTCGCGCGGGGCTATGGTCCGCGCGATGCGCGTACCGGAACGACACAGATCGACTATCGCGGTCTTACCGGCCTCATGAACCTCGTTGACCAGGTGGTGACCAGCGCATAA
- a CDS encoding patatin-like protein has product MRQKELRLALVCYGGVSLAVYMHGVTKEIWHLARASRAHLSHPDQSSALSGVAEVYRDFLEEIEREQKLRVRVLPDILTGASAGGINAIFLAQALHSGHSLEPLTDLWLENADVSELTDPDAEPMWRYAKFWAQPIAEWFLTRPGNAVSESVSPETRAEVRHKVSRLVRGRWFSPPFSGDRFSGMLYEALASMAAEPPGPPLLPPGHPLDLAVTATDFRGHVELLRLHSPAIAQETEHRMPIAFRSKVGERGGEGIADPLELVLAARATASFPGAFPPLELAEIDRLAANEGHHWQGREAFLARIMPGHVKKGTVEEVALIDGSVLVNAPFGAALRALGGRSAQREVDRRFVYIDPRPNRLRSLREDAGHEVGFFGAIFGSLSTIPREQPIRDDLERIEQQSRDAERLRRIVMGMRPEIDRAVERLFGRTFFLDRPTPRRLAIWRGRAHEAAGARAGYAFSAYVQTKFSGIVDRLAQLTLAAAPELGLGDASLVEEVLRAELAARGIDALTGEDGAASEEAIRFFRAHDIGFRIRRLQLLARRLSRDWEIDPEIPDDALDLARERIYDILALYYAADDSEMLSADFAEAARHVLDDPGAVLDHLAARRLLPETDIAAEEMLAAALEEMPRNLKRRMLLTYLGFPFYDVATLPLLQSEGLDEYNPVKVDRISPEDATSIREGGTSDTLRGVEFYNFGAFFSRFYRENDYLWGRLHGAERMIDLVASTLDSVVRKETIRRVKREAFLAILEEEAEAGRCGAGLLATIRSEVDNRLG; this is encoded by the coding sequence ATGCGCCAGAAGGAACTCAGGCTAGCGCTTGTATGCTATGGCGGGGTCAGCCTCGCGGTCTACATGCACGGCGTCACGAAAGAGATCTGGCACCTCGCCCGGGCGAGCCGCGCGCACCTTTCGCATCCCGACCAGTCAAGCGCGCTTTCGGGCGTGGCGGAAGTCTACCGGGATTTCCTCGAGGAGATCGAGCGCGAGCAAAAGCTGCGCGTGCGCGTCCTGCCCGACATCCTGACCGGCGCGAGCGCGGGCGGCATCAATGCGATCTTCCTCGCGCAGGCGCTTCATTCGGGCCACAGCCTCGAACCGCTGACCGATCTCTGGCTCGAGAATGCGGATGTCTCAGAGCTGACCGATCCGGATGCCGAGCCGATGTGGCGCTATGCCAAGTTCTGGGCCCAGCCGATCGCCGAATGGTTTCTCACCCGCCCCGGCAATGCGGTGAGCGAAAGCGTCTCGCCCGAGACCCGCGCCGAAGTGCGTCACAAGGTCTCGCGCCTCGTCCGCGGGCGCTGGTTCAGCCCGCCCTTCTCGGGCGACCGCTTTTCCGGCATGCTCTACGAGGCGCTGGCAAGCATGGCGGCCGAGCCGCCCGGCCCGCCGCTGCTGCCGCCGGGCCACCCGCTCGATCTTGCCGTGACCGCGACCGATTTCCGGGGCCATGTCGAATTGCTGCGGCTTCATTCGCCGGCGATCGCTCAGGAAACCGAACACCGCATGCCGATCGCCTTCCGCTCGAAAGTCGGGGAGCGCGGGGGAGAGGGGATCGCCGATCCGCTCGAACTGGTGCTGGCAGCGCGCGCAACGGCGAGCTTTCCGGGGGCCTTTCCCCCGCTCGAACTGGCCGAGATCGACCGTCTCGCCGCGAATGAGGGCCACCATTGGCAGGGGCGCGAGGCGTTCCTCGCCCGCATCATGCCGGGCCATGTGAAGAAGGGCACGGTCGAAGAGGTCGCGCTGATCGACGGGTCGGTGCTGGTCAACGCACCCTTCGGCGCGGCCCTGCGCGCGCTGGGCGGGCGTTCTGCCCAGCGCGAAGTCGACCGGCGCTTCGTCTATATCGATCCGCGCCCCAACCGGCTCCGTTCGCTGCGGGAGGATGCAGGCCATGAGGTCGGCTTTTTCGGCGCGATCTTCGGCTCGCTTTCGACCATTCCGCGCGAACAGCCGATCCGCGACGACCTCGAACGGATCGAGCAGCAATCGCGCGATGCCGAACGGCTGCGCCGGATCGTCATGGGGATGCGGCCCGAGATCGATCGTGCGGTGGAACGCCTGTTTGGGCGAACCTTCTTCCTTGATCGGCCCACCCCGCGGCGCCTCGCGATCTGGCGAGGCCGCGCACACGAAGCCGCCGGTGCGCGCGCGGGGTATGCCTTTTCGGCCTATGTCCAGACCAAGTTCTCCGGGATCGTGGATCGGCTCGCCCAACTGACGCTCGCTGCTGCGCCCGAACTCGGCCTTGGCGATGCGAGCCTGGTCGAGGAGGTGCTGCGGGCCGAGTTGGCCGCACGCGGGATCGATGCACTGACGGGAGAGGACGGCGCGGCGAGCGAGGAGGCGATCCGTTTCTTTCGCGCGCACGATATCGGCTTTCGCATCCGCAGGTTGCAATTGCTTGCCCGGCGCCTGTCGCGCGACTGGGAGATCGACCCCGAGATTCCCGACGATGCACTCGACCTCGCGCGTGAGCGGATCTACGACATTCTCGCCCTTTATTACGCAGCCGATGACAGCGAGATGCTGAGCGCGGATTTCGCCGAAGCCGCGCGCCATGTGCTTGACGATCCGGGTGCGGTGCTCGACCACCTGGCCGCGCGCCGTCTCCTTCCCGAAACCGACATCGCGGCCGAGGAAATGCTCGCCGCCGCGCTCGAGGAGATGCCACGCAATCTCAAGCGGCGCATGCTGCTCACCTATCTCGGTTTTCCCTTCTACGACGTCGCAACGCTGCCGCTGCTGCAGAGCGAGGGGCTCGACGAATACAACCCGGTCAAGGTCGACAGGATCTCGCCCGAGGATGCGACCTCGATCCGCGAAGGAGGCACGAGCGATACCTTGCGCGGGGTCGAATTCTACAATTTCGGGGCCTTCTTCAGCCGCTTCTACCGTGAGAACGACTATCTTTGGGGACGGCTCCACGGAGCCGAACGGATGATCGACCTCGTCGCCTCGACGCTCGATAGCGTGGTCCGCAAGGAAACCATCCGCAGGGTGAAGCGCGAAGCTTTCCTCGCCATTCTGGAAGAGGAAGCCGAAGCCGGGCGCTGCGGGGCCGGCCTGCTGGCGACGATCCGTTCGGAAGTGGACAACAGGCTGGGCTGA
- the dnaJ gene encoding molecular chaperone DnaJ, producing the protein MSQTQIDYYQTLGVSRDADGTTIKSAYRKLAMKWHPDRNPGDAEAEARFKAVGEAYECLKDPQKRAAYDRYGHDAFTQGMSGGGGGFGGGYGGQEGFADIGEIFETIFGSAFGGARGPRTQARRGADLRYDMQVTLEEAFHGKSTEIEIEVSQSCETCDGSGATPGTGERQCNLCGGMGAVRAKQGLFVVERPCPTCAGRGAVIEDPCNDCLGEGRVDRPQALKVDIPPGVDTGTRIRLSGKGEAGQRGASPGDLYIFIHVKPHDLFEREGTTLATRVPISFTTAALGGCVEIPDLDGSTNTIDIPAGMQSGKQLRVRGAGMPVLQGRGRGDLVVEIMVETPTRLTRRQKEILEEFRGTETGDECPESRSFLSKLKDAFGG; encoded by the coding sequence ATGTCCCAGACTCAGATCGACTATTACCAGACGCTTGGCGTGTCGCGCGATGCCGACGGCACGACCATCAAGAGCGCCTACCGCAAGCTCGCCATGAAGTGGCACCCGGACCGCAATCCCGGGGATGCCGAGGCGGAGGCGCGGTTCAAGGCAGTGGGCGAGGCCTATGAATGCCTCAAGGACCCGCAGAAACGCGCGGCCTATGACCGCTACGGCCACGATGCCTTTACCCAGGGCATGAGCGGCGGTGGCGGCGGTTTTGGCGGCGGCTATGGCGGACAGGAAGGCTTCGCCGATATCGGCGAAATCTTCGAGACCATATTCGGCAGTGCTTTCGGTGGGGCGCGCGGTCCCCGCACCCAGGCCCGGCGCGGGGCGGACCTGCGTTATGACATGCAGGTAACTCTCGAGGAGGCGTTCCACGGGAAGTCGACCGAAATCGAAATCGAGGTCAGCCAGTCCTGCGAAACCTGTGACGGATCGGGCGCGACCCCGGGCACGGGCGAGCGACAGTGCAATCTGTGCGGCGGCATGGGCGCGGTGCGCGCGAAGCAGGGCCTGTTCGTGGTCGAGCGGCCGTGCCCCACCTGCGCCGGCCGCGGCGCGGTGATCGAGGATCCTTGCAACGATTGCCTCGGCGAAGGCCGGGTCGACCGCCCGCAGGCGCTCAAGGTCGACATTCCGCCGGGCGTCGATACAGGCACGCGCATCCGCCTTTCGGGCAAGGGCGAGGCGGGCCAGCGCGGCGCGTCTCCGGGCGATCTGTACATCTTCATCCACGTCAAGCCGCACGACCTGTTCGAGCGCGAGGGCACGACGCTCGCGACCCGAGTGCCAATCAGCTTCACCACCGCCGCGCTTGGCGGGTGCGTGGAAATCCCGGACCTCGACGGATCGACCAACACGATCGACATTCCCGCAGGCATGCAATCGGGCAAGCAATTGCGCGTGCGCGGCGCCGGCATGCCGGTGCTGCAGGGCCGCGGGCGGGGCGATCTCGTGGTCGAAATCATGGTTGAAACCCCGACGAGGCTGACACGCAGGCAGAAGGAAATCCTGGAGGAATTCCGCGGAACGGAAACCGGCGACGAATGCCCCGAAAGCCGCAGTTTCCTGTCGAAACTGAAGGATGCCTTCGGCGGCTGA
- the dnaK gene encoding molecular chaperone DnaK, whose protein sequence is MGKVIGIDLGTTNSCVAVMDGGKPKVIENSEGARTTPSIVAFTKDGERLIGQPAKRQAVTNPDNTLFAIKRLIGRRFDDPTTKKDMEIVPYTITKGKNGDAWVKAGGDEYSPSQISAFILQKMKETAESYLGETVTQAVITVPAYFNDAQRQATKDAGQIAGLEVLRIINEPTAAALAYGMDKDDGKTIAVYDLGGGTFDVSILEIGDGVFEVKSTNGDTFLGGEDFDNAIVEHLADAFKKKENMDLRSDKLALQRLKEAAEKAKIELSSSASTEVNLPFITARMEGGSSTPLHLVETITRSDLEKLVGGLIDRTLEPCKKAMQDAGVSKDDIDEVILVGGMTRMPKVREVVEKFFGSKPHTGVNPDEVVAMGAAIQAGVLQGDVKDVLLLDVTPLSLGIETLGGVFTRMIDRNTTIPTKKTQTYSTAEDNQNAVTIKVFQGEREMAADNKLLGNFDLVGIPPAPRGVPQIEVTFDIDANGIVSVSAKDKGTGKEQTIKIQASGGLSDSDIDQMVQDAEKFAEEDKKRRAQAEARNQADSLVHATEKQLEEHGDKIDAGLKSEIEGAIGEVKTALEGDDPDAINAKSEALSQLAMKMGQAIYEQEQAASPDTGAEAAETASDTSSDDEDVVDAEFSEVDEDKKG, encoded by the coding sequence ATGGGTAAAGTTATCGGCATCGACCTCGGCACCACGAATTCGTGCGTCGCCGTCATGGACGGGGGCAAGCCCAAGGTCATCGAAAATTCCGAAGGTGCGCGCACGACGCCCTCGATCGTCGCCTTCACCAAGGACGGCGAACGCCTGATCGGCCAGCCGGCCAAGCGTCAGGCGGTGACCAATCCCGACAACACTCTTTTCGCGATCAAGCGCCTTATCGGCCGCCGCTTTGACGATCCCACGACCAAGAAGGACATGGAGATCGTCCCCTACACCATCACCAAGGGCAAGAACGGCGATGCCTGGGTCAAGGCCGGCGGCGACGAATATTCGCCTTCGCAGATTTCCGCCTTCATCCTCCAGAAGATGAAGGAAACCGCCGAGAGCTATCTCGGCGAGACCGTGACGCAGGCCGTCATCACCGTTCCGGCATACTTCAACGACGCGCAGCGCCAGGCGACCAAGGATGCCGGGCAAATCGCCGGCCTCGAAGTCCTGCGCATCATCAACGAACCGACCGCGGCGGCGCTCGCCTATGGCATGGACAAGGACGATGGCAAGACCATCGCCGTTTATGACCTTGGCGGCGGCACGTTCGACGTCTCGATCCTCGAGATCGGCGACGGCGTGTTCGAGGTGAAGTCGACCAATGGCGACACCTTCCTCGGCGGTGAGGATTTCGACAATGCGATCGTCGAACACCTCGCCGACGCCTTCAAGAAGAAGGAAAACATGGATCTGCGCAGCGACAAGCTCGCGCTCCAGCGGCTCAAGGAAGCGGCGGAAAAGGCCAAGATCGAGCTTTCGAGCTCGGCTTCGACCGAAGTCAACCTGCCCTTCATCACCGCACGCATGGAAGGCGGTTCCTCCACCCCGCTTCACCTCGTCGAGACGATCACTCGTTCGGACCTCGAAAAGCTGGTCGGCGGGCTGATCGACCGCACTCTCGAGCCGTGCAAGAAGGCGATGCAGGACGCCGGCGTCTCCAAGGACGATATCGACGAGGTCATCCTCGTCGGCGGCATGACCCGCATGCCCAAGGTGCGCGAAGTGGTCGAGAAGTTCTTCGGATCGAAGCCGCATACCGGCGTCAATCCCGATGAAGTCGTCGCCATGGGCGCGGCGATCCAGGCAGGCGTGCTGCAGGGCGACGTCAAGGACGTGCTGCTGCTCGACGTGACCCCGCTTTCGCTCGGAATCGAGACGCTGGGCGGCGTGTTCACCCGCATGATCGACCGCAACACGACGATCCCGACCAAGAAGACCCAGACCTATTCCACCGCCGAGGACAACCAGAACGCGGTGACGATCAAGGTCTTCCAGGGCGAGCGCGAAATGGCCGCCGACAATAAACTGCTCGGCAATTTCGACCTCGTCGGGATCCCGCCCGCCCCGCGCGGCGTGCCGCAGATCGAGGTGACCTTCGACATCGACGCGAACGGCATCGTCTCGGTCAGCGCCAAGGACAAGGGCACGGGCAAGGAGCAGACGATCAAGATCCAGGCCTCGGGCGGCCTTTCGGACAGCGACATCGACCAGATGGTGCAGGATGCCGAGAAGTTTGCCGAAGAGGACAAGAAGCGCCGCGCCCAGGCCGAGGCCCGCAACCAGGCCGACAGCCTCGTCCATGCGACCGAAAAGCAGCTCGAGGAGCATGGCGACAAGATCGACGCCGGGCTCAAGAGCGAGATCGAAGGCGCCATCGGCGAGGTCAAGACCGCGCTCGAAGGTGACGATCCGGACGCGATCAACGCCAAGAGCGAGGCGCTGAGCCAGCTCGCAATGAAGATGGGGCAGGCGATCTACGAGCAGGAGCAAGCCGCTTCGCCCGACACCGGCGCCGAAGCAGCCGAGACCGCTTCGGACACTTCCTCCGACGATGAGGATGTGGTCGACGCCGAATTCTCCGAGGTCGACGAAGACAAGAAGGGCTGA
- a CDS encoding copper chaperone PCu(A)C has protein sequence MTTVNWNGLKTTFAACAILAGTLGLAACAGEGDTPAGTAAEGKIPGITISDARLVLAPVKGNPAAVYFNLSYDGEKGIAIRNAEVEGAGSADVHDVMEYEFKMQMNTANPIPLNKGTEIAFEPGGKHIMVFEPSDALSPGSTAKVTLIVAGGARHEFEAEVREAGEER, from the coding sequence ATGACGACAGTGAATTGGAATGGATTGAAGACCACGTTTGCAGCCTGCGCGATCCTTGCCGGGACGTTGGGCCTGGCCGCCTGCGCGGGCGAGGGCGACACGCCTGCCGGAACCGCTGCCGAAGGAAAGATCCCGGGCATCACGATTTCCGACGCGCGGCTGGTTCTCGCGCCGGTGAAGGGCAATCCGGCGGCGGTCTATTTCAATCTTTCCTATGACGGAGAAAAAGGCATCGCGATCCGCAACGCCGAAGTGGAAGGCGCAGGCTCTGCCGATGTCCACGATGTCATGGAATACGAATTCAAGATGCAGATGAACACGGCGAATCCGATCCCGCTCAACAAGGGAACCGAAATCGCCTTCGAGCCGGGCGGCAAGCACATCATGGTGTTCGAGCCGTCCGACGCGCTCTCGCCCGGAAGCACGGCGAAAGTGACGCTGATCGTCGCAGGCGGCGCGCGTCACGAATTCGAGGCCGAGGTGCGCGAAGCCGGGGAAGAGCGCTGA
- a CDS encoding glycine zipper domain-containing protein, producing the protein MKKLLIAPALAASTLTLGACAENYAAEGGLAGAAAGAGLAAITGEDITTYALAGAAAGGLAGYFVDKNDDCDGYYRDEYLDDDCFGRRGYPDDPRY; encoded by the coding sequence ATGAAGAAGCTGCTTATCGCCCCCGCGCTCGCCGCGAGCACTCTGACGCTCGGCGCCTGTGCGGAAAACTACGCCGCGGAAGGGGGCCTTGCCGGCGCTGCTGCCGGGGCGGGGCTTGCCGCGATCACGGGCGAGGACATCACCACCTACGCCCTGGCCGGGGCCGCAGCGGGCGGACTTGCGGGCTATTTCGTCGACAAGAACGACGATTGCGACGGCTATTACCGCGACGAATATCTCGACGACGACTGCTTCGGGCGGCGCGGCTATCCGGATGATCCGCGCTACTAG
- the grpE gene encoding nucleotide exchange factor GrpE, translating to MNENDKPRDEAAEAELKGVPEEFLKDSQDSEEGKDEGKGEDGDALSEVIAQLRSDLEAAKQDVLYAKADTQNVRRRMEKDIQDARNYAATGFARDILSVADNLTRAIQAVPETLREDDKMKGLVTGIEATQREMEKVFKSHGIERVPSVGLPLDPNQHQAMMEVPTDEHEPGTVVQEMQSGWMIKDRLLRPAMVGVAKKPD from the coding sequence ATGAACGAGAACGACAAGCCGCGCGACGAAGCGGCGGAAGCCGAACTGAAGGGCGTGCCCGAGGAATTCCTGAAGGATTCGCAGGACAGCGAAGAAGGCAAGGACGAAGGCAAGGGCGAAGATGGCGATGCCCTGTCCGAGGTGATCGCCCAGCTCAGGAGCGACCTCGAGGCGGCGAAGCAGGACGTGCTCTATGCCAAGGCCGACACGCAGAATGTCCGCCGCCGGATGGAAAAGGACATCCAGGACGCGCGCAACTATGCCGCGACCGGTTTTGCCCGCGACATTCTGAGCGTTGCCGACAATCTCACCCGCGCCATTCAGGCGGTCCCCGAAACCCTGCGCGAGGACGACAAGATGAAGGGCCTCGTCACCGGGATCGAGGCGACCCAGCGCGAAATGGAAAAGGTCTTCAAGAGCCACGGCATCGAACGCGTCCCCTCCGTCGGACTGCCGCTCGATCCGAACCAGCATCAGGCGATGATGGAAGTGCCCACCGACGAGCACGAACCGGGCACCGTCGTGCAGGAGATGCAGTCGGGCTGGATGATCAAGGATCGCCTGCTGCGTCCGGCCATGGTGGGCGTGGCGAAGAAGCCGGACTGA
- the hrcA gene encoding heat-inducible transcriptional repressor HrcA, with protein MASPPITELSTRAREIFRLVVEGYLDSGQPVGSKTLASDGTLNLSPASIRSVLADLETLGLLAAPHTSAGRMPTEAGLRIFVDGMMRVSEPTEEERAQIEARLAGGGPVEQALQQASALLSDLSGAAGMVLVPAREQRLAQFNLVDLGQGRALAVLVGEDGGVENRVIELSGTLDPGSLDRASNYVTARLSGRTLVEAVLAMRAEIEAGESQLDNASRDLVERGLAVWSEDSQQRPVLIVRGAANLLDEAALEDLERVRSLLEDLEDKQSVARLLESAREAEATRIFIGSENRLFGLSGSSVIASPYRDREGRVLGVLGVIGPTRLNYARVVPMVDFTARSLGRRIA; from the coding sequence ATGGCATCGCCCCCGATCACCGAATTGAGCACCCGCGCGCGCGAGATCTTCCGTCTCGTGGTGGAGGGCTATCTCGACAGCGGGCAGCCGGTCGGATCGAAAACGCTGGCCAGCGACGGGACGCTGAACCTGTCGCCCGCCTCGATCCGTTCGGTGCTGGCCGATCTCGAAACGCTCGGCCTGCTTGCCGCGCCCCATACGAGTGCGGGCCGCATGCCGACCGAGGCGGGGCTGCGCATCTTTGTCGATGGAATGATGCGCGTTTCGGAGCCGACCGAAGAGGAGCGCGCCCAGATCGAGGCGCGGCTTGCCGGTGGGGGGCCTGTCGAACAGGCATTGCAGCAGGCAAGCGCGCTCTTGTCCGACCTGTCCGGCGCGGCGGGCATGGTGCTTGTCCCTGCGCGCGAGCAGCGGCTCGCCCAGTTCAATCTCGTCGACCTGGGGCAGGGCAGGGCCCTTGCCGTGCTGGTGGGCGAGGACGGGGGCGTCGAAAACCGGGTGATCGAGCTTTCGGGCACGCTCGATCCGGGCAGCCTCGACAGGGCGAGCAATTACGTCACCGCACGGCTTTCGGGGCGCACGCTGGTGGAGGCGGTGCTGGCGATGCGGGCAGAGATCGAGGCAGGCGAAAGCCAGCTCGACAACGCCAGCCGCGATCTCGTCGAACGCGGGCTTGCCGTGTGGAGCGAGGACAGCCAGCAGCGCCCGGTGCTGATCGTGCGGGGCGCAGCCAACCTGCTCGACGAGGCGGCGCTGGAGGACCTTGAACGGGTGCGCTCGCTGCTCGAGGATCTCGAGGACAAGCAATCGGTCGCCCGCCTGCTGGAAAGCGCGCGCGAGGCGGAGGCGACGCGGATCTTCATCGGCTCGGAAAACCGCCTTTTCGGTCTTTCCGGTTCCTCGGTCATCGCGTCGCCCTATCGCGACCGTGAGGGGCGGGTGCTGGGCGTGCTCGGCGTGATCGGGCCGACGCGGTTGAATTACGCGCGCGTGGTCCCCATGGTGGATTTCACGGCGCGGTCGCTGGGCCGGCGCATTGCTTGA
- the rph gene encoding ribonuclease PH, protein MRPSSRAPDEMRAIAIETGFTKHAEGSCLIGFGDTKVLCTASVERNVPPWMRGKGEGWVTGEYSMLPRATHTRGSREAARGKQSGRTQEIQRLIGRSLRAVVDLRKLGERQITLDCDVIQADGGTRTAAISGAWVALRIAVDGLIRAGEIKEDPITAQVAAISCGIYKGTPVLDLDYDEDSSADADANFVLIDGGQIAEVQATAEGATYDEEGLLRLLRLARMGCNDIFAAQRDAVK, encoded by the coding sequence ATGCGCCCCTCTTCCCGCGCCCCCGACGAAATGCGCGCCATCGCGATCGAGACCGGCTTTACCAAGCATGCCGAGGGATCGTGCCTAATCGGCTTTGGCGACACCAAGGTGCTGTGCACGGCCAGCGTCGAACGCAACGTGCCGCCATGGATGCGCGGCAAGGGCGAAGGCTGGGTCACGGGCGAATATTCGATGCTCCCGCGCGCCACGCACACCCGCGGCTCACGCGAGGCGGCGCGCGGAAAACAGAGCGGGCGCACGCAGGAAATCCAGCGACTGATCGGGCGCAGCCTGCGCGCCGTGGTCGACCTGAGGAAGCTTGGAGAACGGCAGATCACGCTCGATTGCGACGTGATCCAGGCCGATGGAGGCACGCGCACTGCGGCGATTTCGGGCGCATGGGTGGCGCTGCGGATCGCTGTCGACGGCCTCATCAGGGCGGGCGAGATCAAGGAGGATCCGATCACCGCGCAGGTCGCGGCGATCTCCTGTGGGATCTACAAGGGCACGCCGGTGCTCGATCTTGACTACGACGAGGATTCAAGCGCGGACGCCGATGCCAATTTCGTCCTGATCGACGGCGGCCAGATCGCGGAAGTCCAGGCCACCGCGGAAGGCGCGACCTATGACGAGGAAGGCCTGCTGCGCCTGCTTCGCCTTGCTCGGATGGGCTGCAACGACATCTTCGCGGCGCAAAGGGATGCAGTGAAGTGA